The DNA window TCAGTCTTTTTTCGACGGTACAGCATCTCAGCGGaacgtcaaaattagttacacggaaacgaaaaactacctaaaattgagttcctttgactcaatctcgtggtatcgtgggggaacttaaaattaggtaaaccgtgttgaaggtagtttccatttaaccacggcaaaaattacaactcattgataggttttttatactcaaatttaagttgaatttacctaatttcgagttcaccccaaacaactcaaaagtaccttcctccacggatgacctcgactgagtcgaatctctctttttgtttttgacaacactaataagtgcgaaagcgacgcacaactcaaaagtaagtaaaaagaacttattctgcaggttgttttatttatccgtgTACTTTCAGTTCCTATGGAGACGTTTACACTCAACAACAACAGTACGAAACGTTTTGATACACTGAACTACACAATAGAAATGTATTTAGCTTATCTTGATGGAGCGGTACCGTGACGGTTACGTTCTGTTCCGTTGAAGCTGATGTGTCGTGTAAATCATACTTATTTCATGTGGCACGGAGAGAGCGGAAAAACAAACTAAGCACAGCTACTGCATAGACGGGCAACATCAACCGCAACGAAAATCTTTCGTTTTGCAGCATTCATGTTATGAAACTGTGTGCGTTAGGCATCAGCAAAAAGTCGTGAAACTGATTATAACCTGGGACGCTATAATTTCATTTGCACAGACGATTCGCTTTTTTCATGTCAACTAGCTACTAGCTACACTTTAATAAAACACTTGATGTACGTACTTATCCTCAGTTTATCCTTAGTGGAAAATTGCTTAAATTCCGGAACCGACGATTTACACAAATCTTCCCAATGACGCGTCCGCGAGACTTTATCGTAATACTTTGCATCCGTTACGTCCCAGATTGGCCTCCGTGTTCGCACCGCTTCAATAAGCTGCTCGTTGTTGATATAATCCATTCTGATTGTTTTTCCTCTTCTAGAAAACTGACTTAAAATTAGCAGATTGTTTATATCGATTGCCACTTCCGAACTGAACTGTATGCGTTTGATTTACACGCGTGCAGCAACCGTACGATACGACACGACTACGTACGCAACACGATCCGATAAGACGTTCGAAATCGTTCGATACGATGTAGCATGGTTTCAGACTATGATTGAGCTGTACTTTACAGGTTAACACATAAATGCATCTCGACCTAAGGATATTAGTTCAGATTAATTATAAGAGTTTGTGTCAtcgattaaaaaatgcaaattttgaataaatagaaaatatttttattgatttcactCGAAATAATTTAAACCTAGCGCGATATTTATACACACGTCCTTCGAAGTAACGGACATTACACGTTTACACGCCGTTCAAACTAACGAGAAAACCGCTTTTGGACAGAACCTGACGCACTGGACGCGGATGATTCCTGACGAAACATTCCCGTTTCTTCTAGTGTCGGTGTGGAATCATAACTTTCCGAAAAATCCAAAGCCATTTTCATAACCTCCAttcgaaatttaattttttgacgCAACGAAAGCGTCCCCATCAGCGGCAGCAGTGATCGGAAAAATTGTATGTCGTCACTATCGAAGCTGTGCTCTTCTGCAGCCGGTTGCTTCGATGTCCAAGCTGGTGCCTCTTCCTGATTAAATTCGACAACCTCGTACACAATATCACTGCCGTTGCTTTGATCACCGCCAAAATCGTATTTCGAATCAGCTCCCTCATTCGCATCGATTTCCGACGAAACAGAAACAGCTTCCAAGTCGTTGGACTGTTTTGAGTTCAAATGCAAAAATGATAGCTGCCTTTCGTAGACATACGGTCGCATATTTTTACCCTTTTTGTTCATAATCCGTCGCAATCGCGTCGATCGAATTAAGGCATCTCGAAGGTATTTCCATTTTTTCTGTAGCTCGAGGactggaaagaaaaaaaaagagacCCATATGAATTGACATGCAACATCCAGCTGCAACTGAAATGTGTTGCACGGAGAGCGGCGCCGGAGAGAGAGCGAGAGTGAAGAAATGAATTGAGCATCGCAGCATAGCATCGGTTTGTTTACCTACAAGTTTCGCTACCCTGTGAGGATCCAACAGCATCAGGTAGACAGaaaacattattttatttttttaactatGCATGTGTCTGCAGGAACGGTAAAACGACAATCTCCACCACTCGCTTTATTCAGCTGTACTTTGACaggcaaataaataaaaaataacaaacacTTACCCGTATTAAATTTATCCTTGGGAGCGAATCGTTTGTAGTTGGGAATCAAAGAGGTACACAAATCTTCCCATTGCTGTGTCCGTGCCGATTTATCCCGATACTCATCCGCCGTTACATCCCAGATTGCCTTTCGCTTCCGTACAGCTTCAATCAAATCTTCGGTGTTTATACGTTCCATTTTTTGTTCACAAATTTTGGTCCAGCACAACGTAGCAAAAATCGATGTTATATTTTTACGCTTGGTGTGTTTGGTTATCGCTCCCGCACTCAACTGTCTGTCGCCGACTGACGTTGGCGTTGTTTCTCATGCGCGTTAGTAAACGTGCGACACGACGCGTTTGCGATGGTCCGAGTTGACGCTCGCAACAGTTAGGGTCGGTGTAGTGCGGATGTTTGTGTGTGGGAATTTCTGACATCCACGACAATGTGTACACGGAAACGCTCTCGATCGCATAACAACAAAATtatgttcaaattgaaaataggtttaagttagtgtagtatttcagtctgtacgaaaattattaattcgaagacaatatatatcaataatttaacaaaattattaGTTATGTTTCTGAAATTAATTCAATCAAGTGCAACCAAGGGGAACTGTCAAATGGAGCCAGTCCATTTCAAATGTGTTCGGTAGAAGGATAAGCTATGCAAGACGAACGATAAAATGAAcataagaaagaaaaaaaccttTATCCGCAGCTCCCGTCTGTGACCAGCGATTTCTTAGGTCACAATATCGTCGCGTTGATCGCTGAgcccagcttgtatatatttgtaaatattgttatttgttgccgtataaataaataccagtGTACGCTCTATCtcgttgtttgtttgtttacataaaCAGGCTGTTGTGAAGCCCCAATGATGTTAcgataattaaaataaataacataGCGTTGGCATGTAGAAGTAATTAAAATAACATTAAAATACATACAAATAACAAGATCAAGATAATAACGAATACAGACAACACTTCTCTTCAGAGTCACGATGCTGAGAGCACACTTACAAACAAACGACGGAGCGTTGTGCGTGGGAGATGGTAGTCAAAGACTGAAGCAACTCTATTGAATGTCCTCTGCATACCGTTGATGGCAGTGTTCATCCCGTAGTTTATCCGACGAAACTGCAACCGCAGCAAATTCCTGTTCCTCAGTGCTCTGGGGAGTACATTAATTGAAATTTCCTGCAAAACAGCGGAGCAGTTGATTCTATTCTGTAGAACGTCTGCCACGAAGAGCGCTTTCAGGAGACCTCGTCGGGTTTGCAGGGTTTCCAGGTCGATGAGTAAACATCGGCTTTCGTAGCTAGGTAACTGTTGCGGATCAAGCCACGGTAACCTGCGCAATGCAAATCGAATAAACCGCCGTCGAATGGGTACGATTCTTTCTGCTCCGTTCATGTAGATAGGACTCCACACTGTAGAGTTAAACTCGATGATTGGGCGTACAAGTGCGCAGTATAGCGACTTTAAGCAATATACCGTCGGTGAAGTCTCTAGCTATACGCATGATGAGGCCCAGCGTTTGTGATGCTTTACCGACGATGAACGAGACGTGTTGCTTGAAAGTGAGTTGGTTATCCAGTATGACTCCAAGATCTTTAACGCGGGTGACACGATCGATTTCAACATCCCCCAAGGTGTATTTGGAACGAATCGGTTGCTTTTTTCTGGTGAAGGAAATCACTGAGCATTCACTCGGGTTGACGATCACTCGATTTAAATCGCACCAAGCTGCGAAAGTGTCCAGTTGATTTTGCAGGAAATTGGCATCAGTAATCGAACGAATCTGCAGATACATTTTCAGATCGTCCGCAAATGACAGGCGAGGTCCTTTCAAAACAtaatttgtttatgtttattaccttcaccaacaggccccttgaccccaatggtggttgcttaaactaattacattttaaaattggcaacattttcgcttttatcgcattccgcgtccggttgaagtcaaaggccgtcgccacactgttaaaaattcgttggagttcgataacagcgctctggaaagcatagttggttctcctgaacggaacttgcagaagagagttattacgtagagctcaaacgcggtcttgaagatccagacgtccgaggattgtagggcattccactctggcagagagtaagtccgagacaaaccgtcgctgttgtgctatcttatgacaagcgccatttagcacatttcgagaaaaacgatttttaaagtttgagattgaatatcttgaaacttataaatggtaaaaacaattcaaagaaggcaATTAATGTttcaatctattctgtattaaactctcaaatatcatgaagttcggttgactatgttgcgagttttcactataaatgtaaacaaaagtcgcactcacacgtgtcgtaagtgtgtattgatggcaaaatttgtatggcgtgccataattgtgcatggaaaattttccatagaaaaaaaagcatcaattattaacttttattaatatcttcggctttactcggcctagaaacaatcgatgagatgcattttgaaggaaattgagcaagaaaaatagtaatttttaattacagtgttgccaaatatgaaatattgccaatttaaaagtacagttatttaaagcaaaaaactgacaatttctcatcacttttttcgc is part of the Topomyia yanbarensis strain Yona2022 chromosome 1, ASM3024719v1, whole genome shotgun sequence genome and encodes:
- the LOC131681268 gene encoding uncharacterized protein LOC131681268, which gives rise to MERINTEDLIEAVRKRKAIWDVTADEYRDKSARTQQWEDLCTSLIPNYKRFAPKDKFNTVLELQKKWKYLRDALIRSTRLRRIMNKKGKNMRPYVYERQLSFLHLNSKQSNDLEAVSVSSEIDANEGADSKYDFGGDQSNGSDIVYEVVEFNQEEAPAWTSKQPAAEEHSFDSDDIQFFRSLLPLMGTLSLRQKIKFRMEVMKMALDFSESYDSTPTLEETGMFRQESSASSASGSVQKRFSR